GTGAATGCAGAAGCTGATTTACCGAAACGATTTGGCATGGGTGGACAGGCAGTACAAACCCTCCGTTATGGCGAAAATCCCCACCAGAGCGCTACTTGGTACAAAACTGGCACTCAGGATAGTGGCTGGGCAGCGGCAGAAAAACTTCAAGGAAAAGAACTAAGCTACAACAATCTCGTTGACCTCGAAGCGGCGCGTCGCATTATTGCCGAATTTCCCGATGGTGACCCGGCTGTGGCAATCCTCAAGCACACAAATCCCTGTGGTGTGGCGGTTGCAGATACGCTCGTAGAAGCTTATGAAAAAGCTTTTGCGGCGGATTCAGTCTCAGCATTTGGGGGCATTGTGGCGCTCAATAAACCCCTTGATGGTGCAACGGCGGAGGCGATGAGTAAGGTTTTCCTTGAATGTATTGTGGCTCCGGACTGTACGCCTGAAGCGCGGGAAGTTATCGCCAAGAAAAAGAAATTACGGGTGTTAACGTTGGCTGATTTATTAACGGGCCCTACCCAAATGGTTAAAGCCATTGCAGGCGGATTTTTAGCGCAGGATGCCGACATTCAGATCGAGCGGCCCGAAGACTGGAAATGTGTCACAACAAAATTGCCTAGCCCTGAAGATTTAGAAGAATTATTCTTTGCCTGGAAGCTGTGTAAGCATGTGAAATCTAATGCGATTTTGGTATCGAAGGATCGCACAACGGTGGGTGTTGGCGCGGGTCAAATGAATCGTGTGGGAGCGGCGAAAATTGCCTTTGAACAGGCAGGGGAAAAAGCGAAAGGCGCTTATCTAGCCAGTGATGCCTTCTTCCCCTTTGATGATTCTGTCCGTAGTGCTGCGGAGGTCGGAATTAAGGCGATCGTGCAGCCCGGTGGTTCCATCCGCGATGAGGATTCGATTAAAGCGGCTAATGAACTGGGCATCATTATGATGTTCACCGGTTCCCGCCATTTCCTCCATTAATTCACAAGTAACAGAAAATTTTTGTAGGGTGCGTTGATGAAATGTAACGCGCCTTTTTTCTGTTTATACTCTTAATTAAATGTGCGTTACGCTGTGCTAACACACACTACATTTACGTCAGTTATGGATAAGAATTTAGCTGACATTCTTTAGAGAAAGGGAGACAAG
This [Limnothrix rosea] IAM M-220 DNA region includes the following protein-coding sequences:
- the purH gene encoding bifunctional phosphoribosylaminoimidazolecarboxamide formyltransferase/IMP cyclohydrolase translates to MARLALLSVSDKTGIVEFARALVEEFGFDLISSGGTAKALKDGGVPVAKVSDYTGSPEILGGRVKTLHPKIHGGILARQDFPEHLKDLEANDIRPLSLVAVNLYPFEQTIAKDGVTVPEAVEQIDIGGPAMLRAAAKNFGSLAVISNPSYYDEYLEELRANDGNATIEFRQRMAGETFALTCAYDQAISSYFASQVNAEADLPKRFGMGGQAVQTLRYGENPHQSATWYKTGTQDSGWAAAEKLQGKELSYNNLVDLEAARRIIAEFPDGDPAVAILKHTNPCGVAVADTLVEAYEKAFAADSVSAFGGIVALNKPLDGATAEAMSKVFLECIVAPDCTPEAREVIAKKKKLRVLTLADLLTGPTQMVKAIAGGFLAQDADIQIERPEDWKCVTTKLPSPEDLEELFFAWKLCKHVKSNAILVSKDRTTVGVGAGQMNRVGAAKIAFEQAGEKAKGAYLASDAFFPFDDSVRSAAEVGIKAIVQPGGSIRDEDSIKAANELGIIMMFTGSRHFLH